A single window of Leptolyngbya ohadii IS1 DNA harbors:
- the glmS gene encoding glutamine--fructose-6-phosphate transaminase (isomerizing) gives MCGIVGYIGTQAASNILLEGLRKLEYRGYDSAGIATIWEGEIHCVRAKGKLQNLQEKLEGLHIPAQIGIGHTRWATHGKPEEYNAHPHMDTSKRLAVVQNGIIENYRELREILKAKGHEFRSETDTEVIPHLIADYLAQIPAGGNALLEATRMAVNDLQGAFALAIVSADYPDELIAVRQQAPLAIGFGQGEFFCASDTPALVTHTRAVLTLENSELARLTPLGVEVYDFAGHRLRKTPRMLDMNPIQVEKQGFRHFMVKEIYEQPGVVRASLEAYLDSDWTAASSTSPITLNLPDEFYTDIEQIQIVACGTSWHAGLVGKYLLEQLAEIPTQVQYASEFRYSPPPLTPHTLTIGVTQSGETADTLSALEMDKRRRLDLDGKFQPRILGITNRTDSTLGHLADYLIDTRAGIEIGVAATKTFTAQLVAFYCLALDLAYRRKTVSLDRLEKILTGLRQLPSEMEMILESQERYIEELAHDFAETQDFIFLGRGINFPIALEGALKLKEISYIHAEGYPAGEMKHGPIALLDAKVPVVAIAMPGAVYEKVISNAQEAKARDARLIGVTPMGDEHAAEVFDNVLPVPSVEELLSPILTVIPLQFLAYHIASRRGLDVDQPRNLAKSVTVE, from the coding sequence ATGTGTGGAATTGTTGGCTACATCGGAACCCAAGCGGCAAGTAATATTTTGCTCGAAGGGTTACGCAAACTGGAGTATCGCGGCTATGATTCCGCCGGAATTGCCACCATTTGGGAAGGCGAGATTCACTGTGTTCGGGCAAAGGGAAAACTTCAGAATTTGCAGGAAAAGCTAGAAGGGCTGCACATTCCGGCGCAGATCGGGATTGGTCATACCCGCTGGGCAACCCACGGCAAGCCGGAGGAATACAACGCCCATCCCCACATGGATACCTCCAAGCGATTAGCAGTCGTCCAGAACGGCATTATTGAAAACTATCGCGAACTGCGAGAAATCCTGAAGGCAAAGGGACACGAGTTTCGATCGGAAACCGATACGGAAGTGATTCCCCACCTGATTGCAGACTACCTGGCACAAATCCCTGCTGGCGGTAATGCCCTGCTGGAGGCAACCCGGATGGCAGTGAATGACCTTCAGGGAGCGTTTGCCCTGGCGATCGTCTCTGCCGACTATCCCGATGAACTCATTGCGGTGCGGCAGCAGGCTCCTCTAGCGATCGGGTTTGGGCAGGGTGAGTTTTTCTGTGCATCGGATACTCCGGCACTCGTGACCCACACGCGGGCAGTCCTGACACTGGAAAATAGCGAACTGGCAAGGCTGACCCCCCTGGGCGTCGAAGTCTACGACTTTGCCGGACATCGGCTGAGGAAAACGCCGCGAATGCTGGACATGAACCCAATCCAGGTCGAAAAGCAGGGCTTCCGGCATTTCATGGTGAAGGAAATCTATGAGCAGCCCGGAGTCGTGCGAGCTTCGCTGGAGGCATACCTGGATAGCGATTGGACAGCCGCCAGTTCCACTTCGCCGATTACCCTGAATCTGCCGGACGAGTTCTACACCGACATTGAGCAAATCCAGATCGTCGCCTGTGGAACCAGCTGGCACGCCGGACTGGTGGGCAAATACCTGCTGGAGCAGTTGGCAGAAATTCCCACCCAGGTCCAGTACGCTTCTGAATTTCGCTACTCGCCGCCGCCCCTGACGCCCCACACCCTGACAATCGGCGTCACCCAATCGGGAGAAACCGCAGACACCCTCTCTGCCCTGGAAATGGACAAGCGACGCAGACTGGATCTCGATGGCAAATTCCAGCCTCGCATTCTGGGTATCACCAACCGCACGGACAGCACCCTGGGGCATCTGGCAGACTACCTGATCGACACCCGCGCCGGAATCGAAATTGGCGTAGCAGCAACCAAAACCTTTACCGCACAGCTGGTGGCGTTCTACTGTCTGGCGTTAGATCTGGCGTATCGCCGCAAAACCGTATCGCTCGATCGCCTGGAGAAAATCCTCACCGGACTGCGCCAGTTGCCCTCGGAAATGGAAATGATTCTGGAAAGCCAGGAACGCTACATCGAAGAACTTGCCCACGACTTCGCCGAAACGCAGGACTTCATTTTCCTGGGTCGCGGCATCAACTTCCCGATCGCCCTGGAAGGTGCCCTGAAGCTGAAGGAAATCAGCTATATCCACGCGGAAGGCTACCCCGCAGGCGAAATGAAACACGGTCCGATCGCCCTCCTGGATGCCAAAGTGCCTGTGGTGGCGATCGCCATGCCGGGAGCGGTCTACGAAAAAGTGATTTCCAACGCTCAAGAGGCAAAAGCCCGCGATGCCCGGTTGATTGGAGTGACGCCGATGGGAGATGAACACGCCGCCGAAGTGTTTGATAACGTGCTGCCCGTACCTTCCGTGGAGGAGCTGCTGTCGCCGATTCTAACAGTGATTCCGCTGCAATTCCTGGCATACCATATTGCGTCGCGTCGTGGTCTGGATGTAGATCAGCCGCGTAATTTGGCAAAGTCGGTGACAGTCGAGTAA
- a CDS encoding TatD family hydrolase: MLPNSMLQNSMMFIDPHVHMSSRTTYDYLVMQQYGVVALIEPAFWLGQPRTNVGSFKDYFSGLVGWERFRAGQFGIRHYCTLSINPKEANNEPLAEEVLELLPLFACKEGVVAIGEIGFDEITKTEEKFFRLQLELAKELDKPVLVHTPHRNKKEGTTLSMDICVEHGIDPQKVIIDHCNEETVQEVLDRGFWCAFSIYPNTKMGNERMVEIARRYGSERVIIDSAADWGMSDPLAVPKTAQLMLQNGIPEAQVRAICYGNALAAYGQSGEMKEEDWLNPPPVDQRQLYNGNSVLRGQTPVYAPEQESLIIR, from the coding sequence ATGCTGCCAAACTCCATGCTGCAAAATTCCATGATGTTTATCGACCCGCACGTCCATATGTCATCGCGCACCACGTATGACTACCTGGTGATGCAGCAGTATGGGGTCGTTGCCCTGATTGAGCCTGCCTTCTGGCTGGGACAACCCCGTACCAATGTCGGGTCGTTTAAGGACTACTTCAGCGGTCTGGTGGGTTGGGAACGTTTCCGCGCCGGACAGTTTGGCATCCGCCACTACTGCACCCTGTCGATTAACCCCAAGGAAGCCAACAATGAGCCTCTGGCGGAGGAAGTGCTGGAACTGCTGCCGCTGTTTGCCTGTAAGGAAGGGGTCGTAGCGATCGGCGAAATTGGCTTTGACGAAATCACGAAAACGGAAGAGAAGTTTTTCCGGCTTCAGCTGGAGCTGGCGAAGGAACTGGATAAGCCCGTGCTGGTGCACACGCCCCACCGCAACAAGAAAGAGGGCACGACGCTGAGCATGGATATCTGTGTAGAACACGGCATCGATCCGCAAAAGGTGATCATCGACCACTGCAATGAGGAAACCGTGCAGGAAGTCCTCGATCGCGGCTTCTGGTGTGCCTTCTCGATCTATCCGAATACCAAGATGGGCAACGAACGGATGGTGGAAATTGCCCGTCGCTATGGCAGTGAGCGAGTCATCATCGACAGCGCCGCAGACTGGGGCATGAGCGATCCCCTTGCCGTTCCCAAAACCGCCCAACTGATGCTTCAAAACGGCATCCCCGAAGCGCAGGTACGCGCCATCTGCTACGGCAATGCACTGGCGGCATACGGTCAGAGCGGCGAAATGAAGGAAGAAGACTGGCTGAATCCGCCTCCTGTGGATCAGCGGCAGCTTTACAACGGTAATTCCGTGCTGCGGGGACAAACGCCCGTCTATGCCCCTGAGCAAGAGTCTCTGATTATTCGGTAG
- the eboC gene encoding UbiA-like protein EboC (EboC, a homolog the polyprenyltransferase UbiA, belongs to system of proteins involved in the trafficking of precursor metabolites to an extracytoplasmic compartment so that the biosynthesis of certain natural products, such as scytonemin, can be completed.), with product MNTTSVQSTSLWAYLQLTRPANVLTAWADILLGYAAAGQITQIQSVLAGEASLMALAPLGWLLLTTTGLYAGGVVFNDVFDAELDAIERPERPIPSGRASLRGATLLGSGLLVGGVLAAAQVSLISALLAIGVAIAALLYDRGGKHQNILGPINMGLCRGGNLLLGVSAATALLPNRWFLALIPIAYIAAVTAISRGEVQGGKRETGILALVLAGMVLSGILGLGFLPMYDLTAAIPFVLLFAGLILPAFVKATIDPRAETIRNAVRSGVLSLIVMDAAIAAGFAGWIYGAIVLLLLPVSIFLARLFAVT from the coding sequence ATGAATACAACCAGCGTACAGTCCACCTCCCTGTGGGCTTACCTTCAGCTAACCCGACCTGCGAATGTATTAACCGCCTGGGCAGATATTCTGCTGGGCTATGCGGCGGCAGGACAAATCACTCAGATTCAGTCCGTCCTGGCTGGAGAAGCTTCTCTGATGGCGTTGGCTCCGCTCGGCTGGCTGCTGCTGACAACCACCGGACTCTATGCCGGAGGTGTCGTGTTTAACGATGTGTTTGATGCGGAGCTGGATGCGATCGAACGTCCAGAGCGTCCCATTCCCAGCGGTCGGGCTTCGTTACGAGGCGCAACCCTTTTAGGCAGCGGGCTTCTGGTGGGCGGTGTGCTGGCGGCGGCTCAGGTGTCTCTCATCAGTGCGCTACTGGCGATCGGCGTCGCGATTGCAGCATTGCTCTACGATAGGGGCGGCAAGCATCAGAACATTCTGGGTCCGATCAACATGGGACTCTGCCGGGGCGGAAATTTGCTGTTAGGCGTCAGTGCGGCAACGGCGCTATTGCCCAATCGCTGGTTTCTGGCACTGATTCCGATCGCCTACATTGCGGCGGTAACTGCCATCAGTCGGGGAGAAGTTCAGGGCGGCAAGCGGGAGACGGGCATCCTGGCGTTAGTCCTGGCGGGAATGGTACTTTCAGGCATTCTGGGGCTGGGATTTCTGCCGATGTATGACCTGACTGCGGCGATTCCGTTTGTGCTGCTGTTTGCGGGACTCATTCTGCCTGCGTTTGTCAAAGCCACGATCGATCCCAGAGCAGAAACGATTCGGAATGCGGTGCGATCGGGTGTTCTGTCGCTGATTGTGATGGATGCGGCGATCGCGGCGGGTTTTGCCGGATGGATCTATGGGGCGATTGTACTGCTGCTGCTCCCGGTTTCGATTTTCCTGGCGCGTCTGTTTGCCGTCACCTGA
- a CDS encoding EboA domain-containing protein: MQQTTLVSALDPAAMFLYSCLERQLNGKAFQWLSETIDQIQETAERLFVARFSAVPRYLGKADLALSGAETQAAAQIHPGWNLQHWSVDQAGRALLVLAWATHHPDAAVGTVAKLFSAADVGELVALYQVLPLLPQPDRFLSQGLDGIRTNMTAVFNAIALHNSYPADYFSEDSWNQLVLKALFMGSPLYPIVGLDRRANPKLSRMLSDYAHERWAAGRSINPELWRVAAPYLEGDRIGDFEKLFASEDEREQKAGALACAASPLPEAKALLSTVPHLQPQIQSGELSWGVLSLS; this comes from the coding sequence ATGCAACAAACGACCTTAGTCTCTGCTCTAGATCCAGCAGCAATGTTTCTGTATTCCTGTCTTGAGCGTCAGCTAAACGGCAAGGCTTTTCAGTGGTTAAGTGAAACGATCGATCAGATTCAGGAAACGGCTGAGCGGCTATTTGTCGCCCGGTTTAGTGCCGTCCCCCGCTACCTGGGTAAAGCGGATCTTGCTCTCTCTGGTGCGGAAACGCAGGCGGCAGCACAGATTCATCCTGGCTGGAATCTTCAGCACTGGAGTGTCGATCAGGCGGGTCGGGCACTGCTGGTTCTTGCCTGGGCAACTCATCACCCCGATGCCGCTGTCGGTACCGTTGCTAAACTGTTTTCCGCCGCTGATGTAGGTGAACTGGTGGCACTGTATCAGGTCTTACCGCTGCTGCCCCAGCCCGATCGCTTCCTAAGTCAAGGACTCGATGGCATTCGCACCAACATGACCGCCGTGTTTAACGCGATCGCTCTCCATAATTCTTATCCTGCCGACTATTTCAGCGAGGACTCCTGGAATCAGCTCGTGCTGAAGGCGCTATTTATGGGCAGTCCGCTTTACCCGATCGTCGGTCTGGATCGTCGCGCTAATCCCAAACTGTCCCGGATGCTGTCCGACTATGCTCACGAACGATGGGCGGCAGGACGGTCGATTAATCCGGAACTGTGGCGGGTGGCAGCTCCCTATCTGGAAGGCGATCGGATTGGGGATTTTGAAAAGCTGTTCGCCAGTGAGGATGAACGGGAACAGAAAGCGGGTGCCCTTGCCTGTGCCGCCTCTCCCTTGCCGGAAGCGAAAGCACTCCTTTCAACAGTGCCCCATCTGCAACCGCAAATTCAGTCCGGTGAATTGTCCTGGGGTGTTCTCTCTCTATCCTGA
- a CDS encoding protein adenylyltransferase SelO, with amino-acid sequence MSANLSETRSENPILSLAYEPAFESLGEDYYDVVAAAEFPQQILRFRNDEVLTQIGLDPQRVADADFVQAFGQFEGRSPLLAMRYHGYQFGEYNPQLGDGRGFLYGQVRGTDGELYDFGTKGSGRTPYSRGGDGRLTLKGGVREVLAAEMLHRLGVKTSRCLSLVETGEGLWRGDEPSPTRSSVMIRFSRSHIRFGTFERLHHLGRKDLIQKLLDHVLEIYYPHLKGQDNAYLRFYTELVERVADLTAQWMSVGFCHAVLNTDNMSVTGESFDYGPYAFIQQYDPQFTAAYFDYYGRYCYANQPAACEWNLQMLQVPLKAVLDPFDMEAALNQFHDRYQQTYRARMLRKLGFEIGFDQVPEEIADELLHLTLQLLFETKLGYHDFFLALRQQFDCSWRDSAESIFDQATTQAPGEKTDTVETLLDRWRQFYHQVLNSLPESELEQISRRLNQHNPSTVIIRPQIEAIWEPITQEDNWQPFYDLIDRIRSSVVLPQSS; translated from the coding sequence ATGAGTGCGAATCTGTCTGAAACTCGATCTGAGAATCCGATTCTGTCGCTTGCCTATGAGCCTGCCTTTGAGTCCTTAGGGGAGGACTACTATGACGTTGTGGCGGCGGCGGAATTTCCCCAGCAGATTTTGCGGTTTCGCAATGATGAAGTTTTGACCCAGATTGGACTCGATCCGCAGCGAGTAGCGGACGCCGACTTTGTACAGGCATTTGGTCAGTTTGAGGGACGTTCCCCCCTTCTGGCAATGCGCTATCACGGCTATCAGTTCGGCGAATATAACCCGCAGTTGGGCGACGGACGCGGCTTTCTCTATGGGCAGGTGCGCGGCACGGACGGCGAACTGTACGACTTTGGCACCAAAGGATCGGGCAGAACCCCCTACTCCAGAGGTGGCGATGGGCGGCTGACCCTGAAGGGCGGCGTGCGGGAAGTCCTGGCGGCGGAAATGCTGCATCGGCTGGGCGTGAAAACCTCCCGCTGTCTCAGTCTGGTGGAAACGGGAGAGGGACTGTGGCGCGGCGATGAACCCTCTCCTACCCGATCGTCTGTGATGATCCGCTTTTCGCGATCGCATATCCGGTTCGGCACATTTGAGCGGCTGCACCACCTCGGACGAAAGGATTTGATTCAGAAATTGCTGGATCACGTCCTGGAAATATACTATCCGCATCTGAAAGGGCAGGACAATGCCTATCTGCGGTTTTATACAGAACTGGTGGAGCGAGTGGCAGATTTAACGGCGCAGTGGATGTCCGTGGGCTTCTGTCATGCCGTTCTCAACACCGATAATATGTCCGTCACCGGCGAAAGCTTTGACTACGGACCCTACGCCTTCATTCAGCAGTACGATCCGCAGTTCACCGCAGCCTATTTTGACTATTACGGACGCTATTGCTATGCCAATCAGCCTGCTGCCTGCGAGTGGAATCTGCAAATGCTGCAAGTGCCGCTCAAAGCCGTGCTTGACCCCTTCGACATGGAAGCTGCCCTGAATCAGTTCCACGATCGCTATCAGCAAACCTACCGTGCCCGGATGCTGCGAAAACTGGGCTTTGAAATCGGCTTCGATCAGGTTCCGGAAGAAATTGCCGACGAGCTACTCCACCTGACATTGCAGCTCCTGTTTGAAACCAAGCTGGGCTATCACGACTTCTTCCTGGCACTGCGGCAACAGTTCGATTGCTCCTGGCGCGACTCCGCCGAAAGTATCTTTGACCAGGCAACCACTCAGGCTCCCGGCGAAAAAACGGATACCGTGGAAACCCTGCTCGACCGCTGGCGGCAGTTCTACCATCAGGTGTTAAACAGTCTGCCAGAATCGGAGCTGGAGCAAATTAGCCGACGGTTGAATCAGCACAACCCCAGCACCGTGATTATTCGCCCGCAAATCGAGGCAATCTGGGAACCCATTACCCAGGAAGATAACTGGCAGCCGTTTTATGACCTGATCGATCGGATTCGATCGTCTGTTGTTTTACCGCAGTCCAGTTAA
- a CDS encoding 3-dehydroquinate synthase, with product MTSLLNRRSAQSLLPALNQRFEVSFRYDVHFTEGLFQTENPLLAQVVAQDGEATPKKIFVVVDGGLLPHHPHLLEQIQAYSEHYDSLTLPVPPLVVPGGEASKNNPLLIEQLHQAMDAIGLCRHSYVVAIGGGAVLDMAGYAAATAHRGIRLIRVPTTVLAQNDSGIGVKNGINAFEKKNFLGTFAPPYAVLNDFEFLTTLDDRDWRAGMAEAIKVALIKDPEFFEAIESQAEALAQRDMGTMQQLIYRCAQLHLEHIAGHGDPFELGSSRPLDFGHWAAHRLERLTQYELRHGEAVAIGIALDATYSHLIGLLPEADWQRICTTLKTLGFNLFVPELISHLSEPDHPLSLFRGLTEFREHLGGELTLMLLTQVGKGVEVHQVDLEQYRRAIVYLSRI from the coding sequence ATGACATCCCTGCTCAATCGTCGTTCCGCTCAGTCGCTATTGCCCGCTCTCAATCAGCGGTTTGAAGTTAGCTTTCGCTATGACGTTCACTTTACCGAAGGCTTATTTCAGACGGAGAATCCGCTCCTTGCCCAGGTCGTTGCCCAGGATGGAGAAGCGACTCCCAAGAAGATTTTTGTGGTCGTTGATGGCGGTCTGCTGCCGCACCATCCTCACCTGTTGGAGCAGATTCAGGCATACAGCGAGCATTACGATAGCCTGACCTTACCCGTGCCGCCGCTGGTAGTTCCAGGGGGCGAAGCGTCGAAGAATAACCCGCTGCTGATCGAACAACTGCATCAGGCAATGGATGCGATCGGCTTATGTCGTCATTCCTATGTGGTGGCGATCGGGGGTGGAGCGGTTCTGGATATGGCGGGCTACGCAGCGGCAACGGCTCATCGGGGCATTCGGCTAATTCGCGTCCCGACGACGGTTCTGGCGCAAAATGATTCGGGAATTGGCGTTAAAAATGGCATCAACGCTTTCGAGAAAAAGAATTTCCTGGGAACCTTTGCGCCACCCTACGCCGTGCTGAACGACTTTGAGTTTCTCACCACGCTGGACGATCGCGACTGGCGGGCAGGCATGGCAGAGGCAATTAAAGTGGCACTGATTAAAGATCCGGAGTTCTTTGAGGCGATCGAGTCTCAGGCAGAGGCTCTGGCCCAGCGGGACATGGGCACGATGCAGCAGCTCATCTATCGGTGCGCCCAGCTTCACCTGGAGCATATTGCCGGACATGGCGATCCGTTTGAGCTGGGGTCATCCCGTCCGCTGGATTTCGGGCACTGGGCAGCCCACCGACTGGAGCGGCTCACCCAATACGAACTGCGGCACGGAGAGGCTGTGGCGATCGGCATTGCTCTGGATGCGACCTATTCCCACCTGATCGGTCTATTGCCGGAGGCGGATTGGCAGCGGATCTGCACGACGCTAAAGACTTTGGGCTTCAACCTGTTCGTTCCAGAACTGATTAGCCATCTTTCGGAACCGGATCATCCGCTGTCATTGTTCCGGGGACTGACGGAATTCCGGGAGCATTTGGGCGGCGAACTGACGCTGATGCTGCTGACCCAGGTGGGCAAAGGCGTCGAAGTGCATCAGGTTGACCTGGAGCAATATCGCAGAGCGATCGTCTATCTGTCGCGAATCTAG
- the eboE gene encoding metabolite traffic protein EboE has protein sequence MRLSTPSPLHLTYCTNIHPGESWGATDRNLKTYLPILKQRLSPDQPFGVGLRLADAATHELLAGNTLSQFQAWLQEQDLYVFTVNGFPFGGFHHQIVKDRVYAPDWSLQERLTYTQRLIHILATLLPEGMDGGISTLPLSYKPWWREDTAAMELVFQRSTLNLVEAVMTMAQVHQSTGKLIHLDLEPEPDGLIENAQETIAFFQNWLLPIGIPALIKGLGVHADTAEMLLKRHIRLCYDTCHFAVEYEEPKSALTALREAGIAIGKFQLSAALKINLPEPSQRQSLVEALTPFAESTYLHQVISRYADGTLQHYPDLTEALPALSTDEAIEWRTHFHVPIFVDEYSTFASTQDHISHILEYLSLAPECTHLEIETYTWDVLPPDMKLDILESIEREYVWVLKTLI, from the coding sequence ATGCGTCTTTCTACTCCTTCACCGCTGCATCTGACGTACTGCACGAATATTCATCCGGGCGAAAGCTGGGGTGCCACCGATCGCAATCTCAAAACCTATCTGCCGATTCTAAAACAGCGGCTCAGTCCGGATCAGCCATTTGGCGTGGGGTTGCGGTTGGCGGATGCAGCGACGCATGAGCTGTTAGCCGGGAATACCCTGAGTCAGTTTCAGGCATGGCTTCAGGAGCAGGATTTGTATGTGTTCACGGTAAATGGCTTTCCCTTTGGCGGATTCCATCACCAGATCGTGAAGGATCGGGTTTACGCGCCGGACTGGTCGCTTCAAGAACGCCTGACCTACACGCAGCGATTGATTCATATCCTGGCAACCCTGCTGCCCGAAGGCATGGACGGCGGTATTTCAACTTTGCCCCTGTCCTACAAACCCTGGTGGCGAGAAGATACGGCGGCAATGGAGCTGGTGTTTCAGCGCAGCACCCTGAATCTGGTCGAAGCGGTGATGACGATGGCGCAGGTTCACCAGTCCACCGGAAAGCTGATTCACCTAGATCTGGAGCCGGAACCCGACGGACTGATTGAAAACGCCCAGGAAACGATCGCCTTCTTCCAAAACTGGCTTTTACCGATCGGCATTCCTGCCCTGATTAAGGGGTTAGGTGTACACGCAGATACAGCAGAAATGTTGCTAAAGCGGCATATTCGCCTCTGCTATGATACCTGCCACTTTGCCGTGGAGTATGAGGAGCCAAAATCTGCCCTCACTGCACTGCGAGAAGCGGGAATTGCGATCGGTAAGTTCCAGTTGAGTGCTGCCCTGAAAATTAATCTTCCGGAGCCGTCTCAGCGTCAGTCTCTCGTAGAGGCACTAACTCCCTTCGCGGAATCGACCTATCTGCATCAGGTGATCAGCCGCTATGCAGACGGCACACTTCAGCACTATCCCGATCTCACCGAGGCTCTGCCTGCCCTCAGTACGGATGAGGCGATCGAATGGCGAACCCATTTTCACGTTCCCATTTTTGTTGACGAGTATTCTACCTTTGCATCCACGCAGGATCATATCAGTCATATCCTGGAGTATTTATCGCTTGCTCCAGAATGTACGCACCTGGAAATAGAAACGTACACATGGGATGTGCTACCTCCTGATATGAAGCTGGATATTCTTGAGTCGATCGAGCGGGAGTATGTTTGGGTGTTGAAAACACTAATTTAG